A genomic window from Algoriphagus sp. Y33 includes:
- a CDS encoding ABC transporter ATP-binding protein, with the protein MLKIEKLNKSYGPNRALTDVYLNVSEGVVFGLLGPNGAGKTTLIRIINQIIDGDSGEVYIAGELLAPRHIGLIGYLPEERGLYKKMKVWDQMLYFARLKGLSPQEAKIKIKYWLDKLEMGTWKDKKIEDLSKGMAQKVQFISTIIHNPPLLILDEPFSGFDPVNAEVIKNEILELKNKGTTVILSTHRMESVELLCDQVAMINRSKKILDGTIKQVKSIYRPEVYSITLDHLTRDLPTEWISKEDEGSYSFTLPLSGKDPNELLNELMQYGQVNRFQELIPSMEEIFIHQVKSTENG; encoded by the coding sequence ATGCTGAAAATAGAAAAGCTTAATAAATCCTACGGGCCCAATAGGGCACTGACGGATGTGTATCTGAATGTCTCCGAAGGCGTAGTGTTTGGTCTACTCGGTCCAAACGGTGCAGGAAAAACTACCTTAATCCGTATAATCAATCAGATAATTGATGGAGATAGCGGTGAGGTTTATATAGCAGGTGAGCTCTTGGCCCCTAGGCATATTGGGTTGATTGGGTATTTACCCGAAGAGCGGGGACTGTATAAGAAAATGAAAGTGTGGGACCAGATGCTTTACTTCGCAAGACTCAAAGGACTTAGCCCACAAGAAGCCAAGATAAAGATCAAATATTGGTTGGATAAACTTGAAATGGGGACTTGGAAGGACAAAAAAATCGAGGACCTCTCTAAAGGAATGGCTCAGAAAGTCCAGTTTATTTCTACCATTATTCACAATCCTCCTCTTTTAATCCTGGATGAACCATTTTCGGGTTTTGACCCCGTAAATGCAGAGGTTATTAAAAATGAAATTCTTGAACTAAAAAACAAGGGAACAACTGTCATTCTCAGTACACACAGAATGGAATCTGTAGAGCTGCTTTGCGACCAGGTGGCTATGATTAATCGCTCAAAAAAAATTCTGGATGGCACAATTAAACAGGTGAAATCTATCTATAGACCTGAAGTCTATTCCATTACGCTGGATCACCTCACTAGGGATCTGCCTACTGAGTGGATATCAAAAGAGGATGAGGGGAGCTATAGTTTTACCCTGCCGCTGAGTGGGAAGGATCCCAATGAACTGTTAAATGAATTAATGCAATACGGGCAAGTGAATCGGTTTCAAGAATTAATTCCCAGTATGGAAGAAATTTTTATCCACCAGGTAAAATCCACAGAGAATGGATAA
- a CDS encoding nucleotide exchange factor GrpE, which produces MNNKEQVDQEMNLKDENLNEETAENTSAGVEFEGGEPQAESEENKLEYEVADLKDKYLRLYSDFENYRKRTAKERLDLITTASEEVIKDLIPVVDDFERAFRASENEVEASKVREGNLLIFQKLAKILESKGLKPMDKLIGMPFDAETQEAITQIPAPSDDMKGKVIDVIEKGYVLGDKVVRYAKVVTGA; this is translated from the coding sequence ATGAATAATAAAGAACAAGTGGATCAGGAAATGAATCTTAAGGACGAGAATTTGAACGAAGAAACGGCTGAAAACACTTCTGCCGGAGTAGAGTTTGAAGGTGGAGAACCTCAAGCCGAATCAGAAGAGAATAAATTGGAATACGAAGTAGCCGATCTGAAAGATAAATACCTTCGTCTGTATTCCGATTTTGAAAACTACAGAAAAAGAACAGCTAAGGAGCGATTGGATCTGATAACGACTGCCTCTGAGGAAGTGATAAAAGATCTGATTCCTGTAGTCGATGATTTCGAGCGTGCGTTCAGAGCAAGTGAGAATGAAGTTGAAGCGTCTAAAGTCCGGGAGGGTAATCTTCTGATATTCCAAAAATTGGCCAAAATTCTTGAATCCAAAGGGCTAAAGCCTATGGATAAGCTTATAGGTATGCCTTTTGATGCAGAGACCCAAGAGGCAATAACCCAGATACCGGCACCAAGTGATGATATGAAAGGGAAAGTAATAGATGTGATAGAGAAAGGTTACGTTTTGGGAGATAAAGTAGTACGCTACGCAAAAGTGGTGACAGGAGCATAA
- the hpt gene encoding hypoxanthine phosphoribosyltransferase, translating into MKVKIKDKEFEICLSAEEISRRNSQIGQAIARDFAGEELIMLGVLNGSFVFMADLCRHIDLPLTAAFIKVSSYSGTESTGSVRSILGLEEKIEGKNVLIVEDIVDTGISMDYLLKALFELNPAKLSVVTLLHKPDAFQFNYTLDYVGFEIPNKFVVGYGLDYDGLGRNLPGIYQLSTP; encoded by the coding sequence ATGAAAGTGAAAATTAAAGATAAGGAGTTTGAAATCTGCCTAAGTGCTGAGGAAATTAGTCGACGCAATTCTCAGATTGGGCAAGCGATCGCACGGGATTTTGCAGGAGAAGAGTTGATAATGCTCGGGGTTTTGAATGGATCCTTTGTATTCATGGCTGATCTTTGCCGGCATATTGATTTGCCTCTTACGGCTGCATTTATCAAAGTCAGCAGCTATTCAGGAACTGAATCTACTGGAAGTGTTCGTTCTATTTTGGGATTGGAAGAAAAAATCGAAGGTAAAAATGTTCTTATTGTGGAGGATATAGTGGACACCGGAATCAGCATGGATTATTTGTTAAAGGCACTTTTTGAATTAAATCCCGCCAAACTTTCGGTCGTTACATTGCTTCATAAACCGGATGCTTTTCAGTTTAATTACACGTTGGATTATGTCGGTTTTGAAATTCCCAATAAATTTGTGGTTGGTTATGGCCTTGATTACGATGGTTTGGGCAGGAATTTGCCCGGTATTTATCAACTCAGTACTCCTTAA
- the obgE gene encoding GTPase ObgE: protein MADSNFIDYVKFCSRSGAGGPGSTHFRREKHVPKGGPDGGDGGRGGHIIIRGTTQVWTLLHLKYKKHVIAEAGKSGEGGRRTGADGKDIILEVPLGTIARDAETGEKRFEITEDGQEVILTKGGRGGLGNDHFKTSTNQAPHYSQPGEEGIEEWIILELKLLADVGLVGFPNAGKSTLLSSISAARPEIGDYPFTTLVPNLGVVAYRGDQSFVMADIPGIIEGAAEGKGLGIRFLRHIERNSILLFMVPADAADIAEQYRILLGELEKYNPELLDKRRLLAISKADMLDEELMKEMEKEVPKGVPHVFLSSVSQYNLDSLKDLIWQTIQEG, encoded by the coding sequence ATGGCTGATTCAAATTTCATAGATTACGTAAAGTTCTGCTCTAGATCAGGTGCAGGCGGACCTGGATCGACGCATTTTCGAAGAGAAAAGCATGTTCCTAAAGGAGGTCCCGATGGTGGTGATGGAGGAAGGGGTGGACACATTATAATAAGAGGTACTACGCAAGTGTGGACTTTGCTGCATTTGAAATACAAAAAGCATGTGATAGCTGAGGCGGGTAAAAGTGGTGAAGGAGGGAGAAGAACTGGAGCAGACGGAAAGGATATTATTCTAGAAGTACCATTGGGGACTATTGCAAGGGATGCTGAGACCGGAGAGAAACGCTTTGAGATCACAGAAGATGGTCAGGAAGTAATTCTGACGAAAGGCGGGAGAGGAGGTTTGGGGAATGACCATTTCAAGACCTCCACTAATCAGGCTCCTCATTACTCTCAGCCTGGCGAAGAAGGTATTGAAGAATGGATAATCCTTGAGTTGAAACTTTTGGCAGATGTTGGGTTGGTGGGATTTCCAAATGCAGGCAAGTCCACTTTGCTGTCATCTATTTCGGCAGCTAGACCTGAAATAGGAGATTACCCATTTACTACGCTAGTTCCAAATCTTGGCGTGGTGGCCTATCGGGGAGACCAATCCTTTGTGATGGCAGATATTCCGGGAATTATCGAAGGGGCAGCTGAAGGAAAAGGTTTGGGGATTCGATTCCTAAGACATATTGAGCGTAATTCTATATTGTTATTTATGGTACCGGCCGACGCTGCTGATATAGCAGAGCAGTACAGGATATTACTAGGTGAATTAGAAAAGTATAATCCGGAACTTCTCGATAAGCGAAGGCTTTTGGCTATATCCAAAGCAGATATGCTGGATGAAGAACTCATGAAAGAAATGGAAAAGGAAGTGCCGAAAGGAGTTCCCCATGTATTTCTTTCTTCAGTCTCTCAGTACAATCTTGACAGTCTCAAAGACTTAATCTGGCAGACTATCCAAGAAGGTTAA
- a CDS encoding cation:proton antiporter, producing MIPFSIFSIELPITNPVLKFLVILLIILLAPLLLNRIKIPPLLGLIIAGAIVGPNGLDMIERDGGIILSGTAGLLYIMFLAGLEIDLVDFRKNSKKSFVFGMFTFLIPMGLGILAGLYLLDFGWATSILLASMFASHTLIAYPMISKMGIAKNRAVNITVGGTLITDTLALLVLAIIVGMAHGEVNAAFWTKLGLSLSLFVIIVWFVLPQIGRWFFKKYEGNVSQYIFVLVLVFAGAALAEWAGVEAIIGAFMVGLAVNPLISHTSPLMNRIEFVGNAIFIPFFLIGVGMLVDFRAFFQSKETIIVAIVMTLVATTAKYLAALATQKTFGFTKDERKIMFGLSNAQAAATLAAVLVGFNTIIGTDASGEPMRLLSEYVLNGTIVMILVTCTIASLEAQKGAKRIAMSESPLNEEKSEDIAERILIPVRNQETSDELIHLSMMLKSPQKKTGLYALSIINPETEDTGAEMKAQKTLNQASKVAGSTDHFLYELLRYDTNVEHGISSVIRENKITDLVLGLHEKRGMDDSFLGDLTEGLLSKCATTTFIYKPYQPFDTHKRHLVFIPPNTEKELGFPFWLVKVWNIARNSGARMIFYTGEETRTSLLEILQRHPIRVDFRPFPTWEELDKLDILLKPDDNIIMVLSRPGETSYHPKMRQIPHLINMWLKNHSFILIYPNQPKNGAMPVMDMIHGSLIGPIERLDWIGRTVSNLLKRK from the coding sequence ATGATACCGTTCTCAATTTTTTCCATTGAGCTACCCATTACCAATCCAGTACTCAAGTTTCTGGTGATTTTACTCATCATTCTTCTAGCTCCACTTTTACTTAACCGTATAAAAATCCCTCCTTTACTCGGGCTGATTATAGCGGGAGCAATAGTAGGCCCTAATGGATTAGACATGATCGAAAGAGACGGCGGCATTATTCTTTCGGGAACTGCAGGGTTGCTTTATATCATGTTTCTGGCCGGGCTCGAAATAGACCTTGTTGACTTCAGGAAGAACAGTAAAAAGAGCTTTGTTTTCGGAATGTTCACATTCTTGATTCCTATGGGATTGGGGATTTTAGCGGGTTTGTACCTGTTGGATTTTGGCTGGGCAACTTCGATTTTACTTGCCAGTATGTTTGCTTCACACACGCTTATCGCCTATCCAATGATTTCAAAAATGGGTATTGCAAAAAACAGGGCAGTGAACATTACTGTAGGAGGAACTTTAATCACTGATACCCTAGCTTTATTGGTATTGGCAATTATAGTCGGTATGGCCCACGGAGAAGTTAATGCAGCTTTCTGGACTAAGCTCGGACTCTCACTTTCTCTATTTGTCATCATAGTTTGGTTTGTCCTTCCGCAAATTGGACGCTGGTTTTTTAAGAAATATGAGGGCAACGTGTCTCAATACATATTTGTATTAGTATTGGTTTTTGCAGGAGCTGCTTTGGCAGAATGGGCTGGAGTCGAGGCTATTATTGGAGCATTTATGGTCGGACTAGCAGTAAATCCATTGATCTCACATACGTCTCCGCTGATGAACAGGATAGAATTTGTAGGTAATGCGATTTTCATCCCTTTTTTTCTGATTGGAGTTGGTATGTTGGTCGATTTTCGTGCATTTTTCCAAAGCAAGGAAACAATTATTGTGGCGATAGTAATGACACTCGTAGCGACTACTGCTAAGTATCTTGCTGCTTTGGCTACCCAAAAAACCTTTGGCTTTACAAAAGATGAACGCAAGATCATGTTCGGCCTGAGCAATGCACAGGCCGCCGCCACTTTGGCTGCTGTGTTGGTCGGCTTCAATACGATCATTGGCACAGATGCAAGTGGAGAGCCTATGAGACTGCTTTCAGAATATGTACTGAATGGCACCATTGTCATGATTCTGGTGACTTGTACCATTGCTTCTCTAGAAGCCCAGAAAGGAGCCAAACGAATTGCCATGTCCGAGTCTCCACTTAATGAAGAGAAGAGTGAAGATATTGCAGAGCGTATACTGATCCCCGTCCGAAATCAAGAAACTTCAGACGAACTCATTCATCTGAGTATGATGCTGAAGTCGCCACAGAAAAAAACAGGACTGTATGCATTAAGTATCATCAACCCGGAAACGGAGGATACAGGAGCTGAGATGAAAGCTCAAAAAACATTGAATCAGGCTAGCAAAGTGGCAGGGTCTACCGATCATTTCCTATATGAACTATTGCGCTACGATACCAATGTGGAGCATGGGATTTCCAGTGTGATTCGTGAAAATAAAATTACTGATCTAGTTCTTGGACTCCACGAAAAGCGTGGGATGGATGATAGTTTTCTTGGAGATCTGACTGAAGGACTACTCAGCAAATGCGCGACAACTACTTTTATTTACAAGCCGTACCAACCATTTGACACACATAAACGACATTTGGTATTCATTCCTCCAAATACGGAGAAGGAACTGGGCTTCCCATTTTGGTTGGTCAAAGTCTGGAATATTGCCAGAAATTCAGGAGCCAGGATGATTTTTTACACAGGAGAAGAAACAAGGACATCTCTCTTGGAAATTCTCCAAAGACACCCTATACGCGTTGATTTCCGCCCTTTCCCCACTTGGGAAGAACTGGACAAACTAGACATTTTACTCAAACCTGATGACAACATTATTATGGTGCTCAGCCGTCCCGGTGAAACATCTTATCACCCAAAAATGAGGCAAATCCCTCATCTGATCAACATGTGGCTCAAAAACCACAGCTTTATTCTAATCTACCCTAATCAACCAAAAAACGGTGCAATGCCAGTGATGGACATGATACATGGCTCATTGATTGGACCTATTGAGAGGTTGGACTGGATCGGAAGAACTGTCTCTAATCTTTTAAAAAGAAAATAG
- the dnaJ gene encoding molecular chaperone DnaJ has protein sequence MAKRDYYEVLEVAKSASADEIKKAYRKLAIKFHPDKNPDNPEAEDKFKEAAEAYEVLSNPEKRQRYDQFGHQGVGGAGGFGGGGMNMDDIFSQFGDIFGGGGGGFGSFFGGGGGSRRTKKGTNLRVKMKMTLAEIANGVEKKIKVKRHLIADGVTFKSCSACQGSGQVKKVVNTMLGQMVSASTCGVCGGSGQIVDKKPVDADSRGLIVKEEVISINIPGGVAEGMQLSMSGKGNEIPGGIPGDLLIVIEEIEDKVLQRDGNNVIYDLYVSFIDAALGASVEVPTIEGKVKIKIDQGTQSGKMLRLKGKGIKDINGYAKGDQLIMVNVWTPTHLSREEKEALEGLRDSDNFKPDPGNSEKSFFDKMKEFF, from the coding sequence ATGGCGAAAAGAGATTATTACGAAGTACTTGAGGTTGCAAAGTCAGCATCTGCTGATGAAATAAAAAAGGCATACAGGAAACTGGCGATTAAATTTCACCCGGATAAAAATCCTGATAATCCTGAAGCTGAAGATAAATTCAAGGAGGCGGCAGAGGCTTACGAGGTGCTAAGCAATCCTGAGAAAAGACAGCGCTACGATCAGTTTGGCCATCAGGGAGTAGGCGGTGCCGGAGGCTTTGGCGGCGGCGGAATGAATATGGATGATATCTTCTCCCAGTTCGGCGATATTTTCGGCGGTGGGGGCGGAGGTTTTGGTTCTTTCTTCGGAGGTGGCGGCGGTAGCCGACGTACCAAGAAAGGGACAAATCTTCGAGTGAAGATGAAAATGACTCTAGCTGAAATAGCCAATGGCGTAGAGAAGAAGATCAAAGTGAAGCGTCATTTGATAGCGGATGGAGTGACTTTCAAATCTTGCTCTGCCTGTCAAGGATCCGGACAAGTGAAGAAAGTGGTCAATACCATGCTAGGGCAAATGGTTTCTGCCAGTACTTGTGGGGTTTGTGGAGGAAGCGGTCAAATAGTTGACAAAAAGCCTGTAGATGCAGATTCCAGAGGTCTTATAGTAAAAGAGGAAGTCATTTCCATTAATATTCCCGGTGGAGTAGCGGAAGGAATGCAGCTCAGTATGTCAGGGAAGGGAAACGAGATTCCCGGCGGAATTCCCGGAGACCTACTTATTGTTATCGAGGAAATTGAAGACAAAGTTCTGCAGAGGGACGGAAACAATGTGATATATGATTTATATGTTTCGTTTATCGATGCTGCTCTGGGAGCTTCTGTGGAAGTTCCCACTATTGAAGGAAAAGTTAAGATCAAGATTGATCAAGGAACTCAAAGTGGCAAAATGCTACGGTTGAAAGGTAAGGGAATCAAAGATATCAATGGGTATGCTAAGGGGGATCAGCTTATCATGGTAAATGTGTGGACGCCTACGCATTTGTCCAGAGAGGAAAAGGAGGCCTTGGAAGGTCTTCGGGATTCGGATAATTTTAAACCTGACCCCGGAAACAGCGAAAAATCATTCTTCGATAAGATGAAAGAGTTCTTTTAA
- a CDS encoding M20/M25/M40 family metallo-hydrolase, which produces MKFLFEILKKHSVSGDESEISAFLLQYIDQRKNYWNVIPEIYFGEKFHDCVLLKFGEPRTAVFAHIDTIGFMSRYNNQLISVGGPEIVEGTKLVGRDSLGEINCKLKGDENDISHDFPRGIDPGTRLSFVQDIRIDGEFIQAAYLDNRLGVYTALKLCETLSDGWVVFTTYEEHGGGSMPFLIKFIQRISPIKQALIADITWITEGVGFHNGVVISIRDKFIPRKKFIDKIINMAKESGIPFQLEVEEYGGSDGREIQFSPYAIDWCFIGAAEENVHTPDEKVSLADLEAMLDIYPYLMERL; this is translated from the coding sequence ATGAAATTTTTGTTCGAAATCCTCAAGAAACATAGTGTTTCAGGTGATGAGTCTGAAATCTCCGCTTTCCTCCTGCAATATATAGACCAACGAAAGAATTATTGGAATGTTATACCCGAAATCTATTTTGGTGAAAAATTTCATGACTGTGTTTTACTGAAATTCGGAGAGCCTAGAACCGCTGTTTTCGCCCATATAGATACCATCGGCTTCATGTCAAGGTATAATAATCAACTGATTAGCGTTGGAGGCCCCGAGATAGTTGAAGGTACTAAATTAGTTGGTAGGGACTCTTTAGGTGAAATAAATTGTAAATTAAAGGGTGATGAAAATGATATTTCTCATGATTTTCCACGTGGGATTGACCCTGGAACACGGCTTTCCTTTGTGCAGGACATCAGAATAGATGGGGAATTCATTCAAGCGGCCTATTTGGACAATAGACTGGGAGTGTATACTGCGTTGAAACTTTGTGAAACTCTTTCTGATGGTTGGGTGGTTTTTACCACTTATGAGGAGCATGGCGGTGGTAGTATGCCTTTTTTGATCAAATTTATACAGAGAATCTCTCCCATTAAGCAAGCGTTAATTGCCGACATTACTTGGATTACTGAAGGGGTTGGTTTTCATAATGGGGTTGTAATCTCTATCCGGGACAAGTTCATTCCCAGAAAAAAGTTTATTGATAAAATTATCAACATGGCAAAAGAGAGCGGGATTCCATTTCAGCTTGAAGTAGAGGAGTATGGAGGCAGCGATGGGAGAGAAATTCAGTTTTCTCCTTATGCGATAGATTGGTGCTTTATTGGTGCTGCGGAGGAAAATGTGCATACACCTGATGAAAAAGTCTCCTTAGCCGATTTGGAAGCGATGTTGGATATTTATCCGTATTTAATGGAAAGATTATAA
- a CDS encoding OmpA family protein yields the protein MKKLILSTIMASALAFGANAQEFDKFSLEVGGGFNKPMAPITPGFLSPSLNLGHMEVGARYMFNEKFGLKVDYGFGSTKESGADDAATGTFDTRYYRLNLQMVTNLGRVMNFESFTRSIGLLGHFGAGIGNVKPQENLYSGETDKVYNFIVGLTPQLKLGKSVALVGDISTIINGRQSMRWDGASIIGPADQGYYGANGTWWTGSIGLQFYLGKNEEHADWYIAADKYATKEELATQINGIKDMLKDSDGDGVPDYLDKEPNTPAGARVNSSGMTLDSDGDGTPDHMDKCPFLPGPASTNGCPVEEVDEQVDFFKKAINDGYVNVYYAFDSSKPLGYSISAASYVSNFLKKNPGVSVEIKGYADELGPEDYNMKLSERRAKSVYDILVASGVDASRLSYKGYGEDTSVDKSSADARQMARRASFEVK from the coding sequence ATGAAAAAACTAATACTATCAACAATTATGGCAAGCGCTCTGGCATTCGGAGCTAATGCACAGGAATTCGACAAGTTCTCTCTTGAAGTGGGCGGAGGTTTTAATAAACCTATGGCACCAATCACCCCCGGATTCCTTTCTCCTTCTTTGAACCTCGGTCACATGGAAGTAGGAGCCAGGTATATGTTCAACGAGAAGTTTGGTCTGAAAGTAGATTATGGCTTCGGATCAACGAAAGAATCAGGAGCAGATGATGCGGCTACAGGTACATTTGATACCAGATACTACCGCTTGAACCTTCAGATGGTCACCAATTTAGGCAGAGTGATGAATTTCGAATCATTCACCAGATCGATTGGCCTCTTGGGTCACTTTGGTGCAGGCATTGGAAATGTGAAGCCTCAAGAAAATCTTTACAGTGGTGAAACTGACAAAGTCTATAATTTCATCGTAGGACTTACTCCTCAACTGAAATTAGGCAAGAGTGTCGCCTTAGTAGGTGACATCAGTACCATCATCAACGGTCGCCAATCGATGAGATGGGATGGTGCTTCTATAATAGGCCCTGCTGATCAGGGATACTATGGTGCAAATGGCACTTGGTGGACAGGTTCAATTGGACTTCAGTTTTACCTAGGTAAAAATGAAGAGCATGCTGACTGGTACATTGCAGCTGACAAATACGCTACAAAAGAAGAGCTTGCCACTCAGATCAACGGAATCAAAGATATGTTGAAAGATTCTGACGGTGATGGTGTTCCTGATTATTTGGACAAAGAACCTAACACTCCTGCCGGAGCACGAGTTAACTCTTCCGGTATGACTTTGGATTCTGACGGTGATGGTACTCCTGATCATATGGATAAGTGTCCATTCCTTCCTGGCCCGGCATCTACTAACGGATGTCCTGTTGAAGAAGTAGATGAGCAGGTTGATTTCTTTAAGAAAGCTATCAACGACGGTTATGTAAATGTTTACTACGCTTTCGATAGCTCTAAACCACTTGGATACTCTATTAGCGCAGCTAGCTATGTATCTAACTTCCTTAAGAAAAATCCGGGTGTAAGTGTTGAAATCAAAGGTTATGCTGATGAATTAGGCCCTGAGGATTACAACATGAAACTTTCAGAAAGAAGAGCTAAGTCTGTCTATGATATCCTAGTAGCCTCTGGAGTAGATGCTTCAAGACTTTCTTACAAAGGATACGGTGAAGACACCAGCGTAGACAAATCTTCTGCTGATGCTAGACAAATGGCAAGAAGAGCTAGCTTCGAAGTGAAGTAA
- a CDS encoding calcium/sodium antiporter, whose protein sequence is MILQSILLLAGLLLLVKGADWLVDGASVLAKKHKVSDLAIGLTIVAFGTSAPELVVNSVASVGGYPDIVFGNIIGSNNFNLFIILGIAGLITPLAVNSSSVWKEIPFSLLAAIVLLFLANNYLSEEIPGLSRIDGGILILLFAGFLYYVFTQLKSEPTQEEIQVKNYPNLKIWGLILIGLAGLVIGGKIVVDTAVSMAQSLGISEKIIGLTIVAAGTSLPELATSIVASMKKNNDIAIGNIIGSNIFNIFLILGVSSLIQPLNFKPAFNQDIYILIGGTVFLFLAMFAGKRKTLDRWEAALLLVMYLGYTTYLVALEL, encoded by the coding sequence ATGATCCTTCAAAGTATCCTTCTCCTTGCCGGACTCTTGTTATTGGTAAAAGGAGCTGACTGGCTTGTAGATGGGGCCTCCGTTTTAGCAAAAAAACACAAAGTCTCTGACCTTGCTATAGGCCTGACGATTGTAGCTTTTGGCACTTCGGCTCCCGAACTGGTGGTCAACTCCGTTGCGTCTGTAGGTGGCTATCCTGATATTGTCTTTGGTAATATCATCGGTTCCAATAATTTCAACTTATTTATCATTCTTGGCATTGCCGGACTCATTACTCCGCTTGCAGTAAATTCAAGTTCAGTATGGAAAGAAATCCCCTTTTCTCTTTTAGCTGCCATTGTCCTATTATTCCTTGCAAACAATTATTTGAGTGAAGAAATCCCAGGACTTTCGAGAATAGATGGAGGTATATTGATCCTCCTGTTTGCAGGTTTCCTATATTACGTTTTCACCCAACTCAAATCGGAACCAACTCAGGAAGAAATACAAGTTAAAAACTATCCCAATCTGAAGATATGGGGATTAATCCTCATTGGATTGGCAGGACTTGTTATTGGAGGCAAAATAGTGGTAGACACCGCAGTATCTATGGCTCAGTCACTTGGAATAAGTGAGAAAATTATTGGGCTTACTATTGTAGCAGCAGGCACTTCTCTCCCTGAACTAGCCACATCAATAGTCGCGTCAATGAAAAAGAACAATGATATCGCAATCGGCAATATCATCGGCTCTAACATATTCAACATATTTCTGATTTTGGGCGTTAGTTCACTGATCCAACCGCTGAATTTTAAACCCGCATTCAATCAGGATATTTACATACTTATAGGAGGAACGGTCTTTTTATTCCTTGCCATGTTCGCAGGTAAGAGGAAAACACTGGATAGATGGGAAGCCGCATTACTATTAGTCATGTATTTAGGTTATACCACATACTTAGTCGCTTTAGAATTATAG
- a CDS encoding adenylate kinase — translation MYNIVLFGPPGAGKGTQSEKLIEKYGLTHLSTGDLFRKHLGEGTELGQLAKKYMNEGRLVPDEVVIGMVEDKINETKNAQGFIFDGFPRTTAQAKALDEMLSHHNLEISGMIALDVPEEVLRVRIKERGKTSNRVDDQDDEKINTRIKVYLDETLPVADYYASQDKLKKINGVGEIDQIFTDITSVIDSY, via the coding sequence ATGTATAATATAGTATTATTTGGCCCTCCGGGTGCAGGCAAAGGCACTCAAAGTGAAAAACTTATTGAGAAATATGGACTAACACACTTATCCACCGGGGATCTTTTCCGAAAGCATCTTGGTGAGGGTACGGAACTGGGCCAGCTCGCGAAGAAGTACATGAATGAGGGACGTTTGGTGCCTGACGAAGTAGTGATCGGAATGGTTGAGGATAAGATCAATGAAACCAAAAATGCTCAAGGGTTTATTTTTGACGGATTTCCACGGACGACGGCTCAAGCAAAAGCACTGGATGAAATGCTTTCGCACCATAATCTCGAAATCAGTGGAATGATTGCTCTTGACGTTCCCGAAGAGGTGTTGAGAGTTAGAATCAAGGAGAGAGGCAAAACCTCTAACCGGGTGGATGATCAAGACGATGAGAAAATCAATACACGTATTAAAGTTTATCTTGACGAAACACTTCCTGTGGCCGATTACTATGCTTCACAAGACAAGCTTAAGAAAATCAATGGTGTAGGAGAAATTGACCAAATCTTCACTGACATCACTTCGGTGATAGATAGCTACTGA